A stretch of DNA from Micromonospora sp. WMMD1155:
CACTGGTTGGCGGGACGCTCGTACACCTCGGTCGGTGTTCCGACCTGTTGCACGGTCCCCTCCTTGAGGATCGCCACCTGGTCGGCCATGGACAGCGCCTCGACCTGGTCGTTCGTCACGTAGACGAAGGTCGCGCCGAGGCTGCGGTGGATGCGGGTGAGCTCGGTGCGCATCTCGACGCGGAGCTTGAGGTCGAGGTTGGTCAGCGGCTCGTCCATGAGGAACGCCCGCGGACTGCGGACCAGCGCCCGGGCCAGGGCGACGCGCTGCATCTCACCGCCCGACAACTGCGCGGGGCGACGCTGCAGCAGACGTTCGATGTGCAGCAGCTTCGACATCCGCTCGACGGCGGCGGCGATCTCGGTCGACGAACAGCGGCGGGCCCGCAGCGGCGACGCGATGTTCTCGTACACCGTGTGCCGCGGATAGAGCGCGTAGTTCTGGAAGACCATGGCCAGGTCACGTGCGGCCGGGGTGTCAGCTGTCGCATCCCGCCCGTCGAGGTGCACCGACCCGGCGTCGAGCTTCTCCAGGCCGGCGATCGCGCGCAGGGTCGTCGTCTTGCCTGCCCCGGAGGGCCCGAGCACGACGAAGAACGAGCCGTCCGGCACGTCAAGCGTCACCCCGTCCAGGGCCTGGACCTTGCCGAAGGACTTGCACAGCCCCTGCACTGCCACGGTTCCCATCAGGCCACCAGCTCTTCCGTGCTCACGTCGTAGACCACCGGGGTGCCGCCGGTGTGCCGTAGTCCGACCGATGCGTCAGCGGTGAACCGGACCGTCGGTGGCATCCGAACCCGAAGGTCGCGCCCGCCGCCGTGGTCGACCACATAGATGATCTCGTCGCCCAGCCACTCCGCCGAGACCACCCGGGCAGCGACCGAGCGCTCCGCCCCGGGTGCGGTGACCTCCAGCGACTCCGGCCGGACGCCCGCCACCAGGCGGCGGTCGCGCGAAAGGCCCGGCGGCGGGGTGAGGACCAGCCCGCCCTGCCCCCGCAGCTTCCCGTCGGCCACCTCGACGTCGATGAGGTTCATCGGCGGGGAGCCGATGAACGCGGCGCAGAAGAGGCTCGCCGGGCGGTCGTAGACCTCCAGCGGGGTGCCGATCTGCTCGACGCGGCCCTTGTTGAGGATGGCGATCCGGTGACCGAGCGACATCGCCTCGATCTGGTCGTGGGTGACGTAGACCATCGTCGCCCCCAACTCTCCCTGCAGGTGCTTGATCTCGGTGCGCATGTCCGCCCTCAGCTCCGCGTCCAGGTTGGTGAGGGGTTCGTCCATCAGGAATGCGCGGGGTCGTCGCACCAGGGCGCGAGCGAGCGCGACGCGCTGCTGCTCCCCGCCGGAGAGTTGGCGCGGTCGCCGGTCCAGCAGCGGACCGAGCCGCATCAGCCGGGCGGCCTCGGCGACCCGCTCCTGCACCTCCGCCTTGGGCAGTCCCTCGGCCCGCAGCGGGAACGCCAGGTTGTCGCGGGTCTTCAGGTGCGGGTAGAGGGCGTAGAACTGGAACACCATGGCGATGTCGCGCTCGGCGGGCGGCAGGTCGTTGACCAGCGTGTCACCGATGCGGATGTCGCCCGACGTCTGCCGCTCCAGGCCGGCGATGGCCCGCAGGGTGGTCGTCTTGCCGCACCCGGAGGGGCCGAGCATCACGAACAGCTCGCCGTCGCCGATGGACAGGTCCACGTGCTCGACCGCGACCGTCCCGTCCGGGTAGCGCTTGTGCAGCGCGGTCACCTCGATGCCCGCCATCAGCGTCGCACCGCCCCGAGCGTCACACCGGCGATGAGGTGTTTGCGGACCAGATAGGCGAAGACGAGCACCGGCAGGGCGAACACCACGGAGGCGGCGGCGACGAGGCCCCAGTCCGTGGTGGTGCCCCCGATGAGCCCGGCGATGGCGGGTGGCGCCGTCCGCACGCCGTCGCTTGAGGTGAGGAAGATGGCGAACACGAACTCGTTCCACGAGAAGATGAGGGCGAACACCGCCGTCGCGGCGATGCCGGGCACGAGCAGGGGAAGGGTGAACCGCCAGAACGCCTGGAGGCGGGTGTAGCCGTCGAGCATGGCGGCGTCCTCGTACTCCGCGGGCACCTCGTCGACGAAGCCCTTCATCATCCAGATCGTGAACGGGACGTTGAACGCGGCGTAGATGAGGATCAGGCCGAGTTTGCTGTCGATGAGCCCGACCTGGCGGTACATCAGGAAGATCGGGATCACCACCACCACGGGCGGCATGAAGCGGGTGGAGAGGATGAAGAACAACTGGTCCTTCTTGGCCTTCACGGCGAAGCGTGAGTAGGCCCAGGCCGCCGGGACGCCCAGGACGGTGGCCAACACCGTGGAGACCCCGGCGACCACGGCGGAGTTGAGGAACGCGACGGAAAGCGCCGAGCGACCGCCGCCGGGTGCGACGAACACGTCCTTGAAATGCTCGAGGGTGACCGTGAAGCCGAAGAACTTGGCGGGGATGGCGTAGACGTCCCGGTTCTCCTTGATGGACGTCTCGATCATCCACAGCACCGGAAAGAGCATCACCACCGCCAGCAGGACCAGCAGCGCGACCTCCA
This window harbors:
- a CDS encoding ATP-binding cassette domain-containing protein; translated protein: MAGIEVTALHKRYPDGTVAVEHVDLSIGDGELFVMLGPSGCGKTTTLRAIAGLERQTSGDIRIGDTLVNDLPPAERDIAMVFQFYALYPHLKTRDNLAFPLRAEGLPKAEVQERVAEAARLMRLGPLLDRRPRQLSGGEQQRVALARALVRRPRAFLMDEPLTNLDAELRADMRTEIKHLQGELGATMVYVTHDQIEAMSLGHRIAILNKGRVEQIGTPLEVYDRPASLFCAAFIGSPPMNLIDVEVADGKLRGQGGLVLTPPPGLSRDRRLVAGVRPESLEVTAPGAERSVAARVVSAEWLGDEIIYVVDHGGGRDLRVRMPPTVRFTADASVGLRHTGGTPVVYDVSTEELVA
- a CDS encoding carbohydrate ABC transporter permease codes for the protein MAVSVDEAVSTGPTRDHTPPARRLGGRGRSGVEVALLVLLAVVMLFPVLWMIETSIKENRDVYAIPAKFFGFTVTLEHFKDVFVAPGGGRSALSVAFLNSAVVAGVSTVLATVLGVPAAWAYSRFAVKAKKDQLFFILSTRFMPPVVVVIPIFLMYRQVGLIDSKLGLILIYAAFNVPFTIWMMKGFVDEVPAEYEDAAMLDGYTRLQAFWRFTLPLLVPGIAATAVFALIFSWNEFVFAIFLTSSDGVRTAPPAIAGLIGGTTTDWGLVAAASVVFALPVLVFAYLVRKHLIAGVTLGAVRR
- a CDS encoding ABC transporter ATP-binding protein, with protein sequence MGTVAVQGLCKSFGKVQALDGVTLDVPDGSFFVVLGPSGAGKTTTLRAIAGLEKLDAGSVHLDGRDATADTPAARDLAMVFQNYALYPRHTVYENIASPLRARRCSSTEIAAAVERMSKLLHIERLLQRRPAQLSGGEMQRVALARALVRSPRAFLMDEPLTNLDLKLRVEMRTELTRIHRSLGATFVYVTNDQVEALSMADQVAILKEGTVQQVGTPTEVYERPANQWVAGFVGSPPISLLACRAEGDRLVGAEGWTLPRPRWTTAEDGRALLLGLRAEDLSVEQRGDASLPGELYGLEPLGDRTVVDVRVGTTILKVKARPTVTGTPGERLQVTVDLDRAHLFDADTGLSLSEAGR